A region of Allocoleopsis franciscana PCC 7113 DNA encodes the following proteins:
- a CDS encoding eCIS core domain-containing protein produces the protein MVYQRVSKPSSENSQIHQQDSPSTAHKILVQAKSDSAPPQEQEMPSYTPLAANWATNNNLIRSLSASPVVQRQEESGEEEMEPIQAKLTIGQVGDKYEQEADETAQRVVNQINTPVPQQTSQGQSLQRKEQYPTTVTPLASVGDRVIQAKGDMTGTRQDSSVKQHPNQTGLPDGLKATIESLSGISMDNVNVHYNSSQPAQLNALAYAQGNDIHVASGQEKHLPHEAWHVVQQAQGRVKPTMQKKDGVLVNQDEGLENEADVMGAQALTNAAQLQRAPEEQELLRGQFTPLRCNSLGKDNRAVPAEVAQMKEPRSKNPHNPQTGVTSHHIIPHELLGKILDKFTGEGEKDEITRDFLPDFDNLTLSNFVAQVAVGVEYDGASPNKVTDLPEEVATKAFGQMTGEEQGKTRFKVEDAGKISFDQFKTLYGQLKRGEAVENDKGEAVSGLRDLGDSFFEWQGGNLFYGPERIEPGAKDGFDYDAKLIYGESFTRQLQAIYTQLRSLEGKDDAVSKLEMRKALGAMAALTKGTGVPKYDPNLWIAMDSAAKKSVHDALLPERGQTSKEGLSIHRQVLEEAIKKYSNDKTRAHKILSFTKKEPEDMSQESVFGANRKLMWLKDATTFQVALTTLKTIEDVKQAMKDTLTTFFRS, from the coding sequence ATGGTTTACCAACGAGTCTCTAAACCATCCTCTGAGAATTCTCAAATCCACCAACAAGATTCTCCATCAACTGCCCATAAAATTCTTGTGCAAGCTAAATCAGATTCTGCGCCGCCACAAGAGCAGGAAATGCCTAGTTACACACCACTCGCTGCTAATTGGGCGACTAATAATAACTTGATACGGAGTTTGTCAGCCTCACCAGTAGTCCAGCGCCAGGAAGAATCGGGCGAGGAGGAGATGGAACCGATTCAGGCAAAGCTTACCATCGGTCAGGTAGGGGATAAGTATGAGCAGGAAGCTGACGAGACGGCACAGCGAGTCGTGAATCAGATTAATACACCTGTACCCCAGCAGACATCTCAAGGTCAATCTCTCCAGCGTAAGGAGCAATACCCAACCACCGTAACCCCATTGGCATCAGTGGGCGATCGCGTGATCCAAGCCAAAGGCGACATGACAGGCACTCGCCAAGACTCATCAGTAAAGCAACACCCCAACCAAACCGGTCTGCCCGACGGACTCAAGGCTACCATTGAATCTCTCTCCGGCATCTCCATGGACAACGTCAACGTTCACTACAACTCATCCCAGCCCGCGCAACTCAACGCCTTGGCCTACGCGCAGGGCAACGACATCCACGTCGCATCGGGACAGGAAAAACATCTGCCGCACGAAGCATGGCATGTCGTTCAGCAGGCGCAGGGTCGCGTGAAGCCGACTATGCAGAAGAAAGATGGAGTTCTGGTAAACCAGGATGAGGGACTGGAGAATGAAGCTGATGTGATGGGGGCACAGGCGTTGACAAACGCCGCACAACTCCAACGCGCGCCGGAGGAACAGGAACTCTTGCGGGGTCAGTTCACACCTTTACGTTGTAACAGTTTGGGGAAAGATAATAGAGCTGTGCCTGCGGAAGTGGCACAGATGAAGGAACCTCGTTCCAAGAACCCTCATAATCCGCAAACGGGAGTTACGTCGCATCACATCATTCCTCACGAGCTGCTAGGTAAGATTCTGGACAAGTTTACGGGAGAGGGAGAGAAGGATGAAATAACGAGGGACTTTCTCCCCGATTTCGACAACCTAACCTTGTCGAATTTTGTTGCTCAGGTTGCCGTCGGAGTCGAATATGACGGTGCGAGTCCGAACAAGGTCACTGATCTCCCCGAAGAAGTCGCCACAAAGGCTTTTGGACAAATGACCGGAGAAGAACAAGGCAAGACGAGGTTCAAGGTGGAAGATGCTGGCAAAATATCTTTCGACCAGTTCAAGACCCTGTATGGACAGTTGAAGAGGGGCGAGGCGGTAGAGAATGACAAAGGCGAAGCCGTATCTGGTCTGAGAGATCTGGGAGACTCATTCTTTGAATGGCAGGGAGGCAATCTCTTCTACGGCCCGGAGCGTATAGAACCGGGCGCTAAGGATGGATTCGACTATGACGCAAAGCTAATTTATGGTGAATCGTTCACGCGTCAATTGCAAGCAATTTATACTCAGCTCAGAAGTCTGGAGGGCAAGGACGACGCAGTGTCCAAATTGGAAATGCGGAAAGCGCTGGGGGCGATGGCAGCCCTGACAAAAGGCACTGGTGTGCCGAAGTACGACCCGAATCTATGGATCGCTATGGATTCGGCGGCTAAAAAGTCGGTGCATGACGCGCTGCTGCCTGAGCGGGGACAGACCTCTAAGGAGGGTCTCTCTATTCATCGGCAGGTTCTGGAAGAGGCCATTAAGAAATACAGCAATGACAAAACGCGCGCGCATAAGATACTTTCCTTCACGAAAAAAGAACCGGAAGATATGAGTCAGGAAAGTGTATTCGGAGCGAACAGAAAGTTAATGTGGTTGAAAGATGCGACTACTTTCCAGGTTGCGCTAACGACGTTGAAGACGATCGAGGATGTCAAACAGGCTATGAAGGATACACTGACGACTTTCTTTCGGTCATGA